A genomic region of Streptomyces sp. NBC_00247 contains the following coding sequences:
- a CDS encoding NADH-quinone oxidoreductase subunit J family protein, whose translation MMPALAASVAAHPGFLSPSGVEIAFVLVGLVTLGAALVTVTTRQLVHAALWLVVTLGGLAVEYLLLTAEFIAWVQVLIYVGSVVVLLLFGLMLTRAPIGRSPDADSENRWAALGVAVASAAALVWVVVDAFRTTWIELDGPVQGSTAVTGTFLFRHWVLPFEALSVLLLAALVGAIVLSRRDPETRAALPGTRRTPGSRTPGGRTFGGPGTRTTARRATAPGRTRAGDRPGGGTGDKSGPATTPGPPAPGTPEEGKS comes from the coding sequence ATGATGCCCGCACTCGCCGCGAGCGTGGCGGCCCACCCCGGCTTCCTCTCCCCGTCCGGCGTCGAGATCGCGTTCGTCCTGGTCGGACTCGTGACCCTCGGCGCGGCCCTCGTCACCGTCACGACCCGTCAGCTGGTGCACGCCGCGCTCTGGCTCGTCGTCACCCTCGGCGGCCTCGCGGTGGAGTACCTCCTGCTCACGGCGGAGTTCATCGCCTGGGTACAGGTACTGATCTACGTCGGTTCGGTCGTGGTCCTCCTTCTCTTCGGCCTGATGCTCACCCGTGCCCCCATCGGCCGGTCGCCGGACGCCGACTCGGAGAACCGGTGGGCCGCGCTCGGTGTGGCGGTCGCTTCGGCGGCGGCCCTCGTCTGGGTCGTGGTGGACGCCTTCCGGACCACCTGGATCGAGCTGGACGGGCCCGTCCAGGGCTCCACCGCCGTCACCGGCACCTTCCTCTTCCGCCACTGGGTGCTGCCGTTCGAGGCGCTCTCCGTGCTGCTGCTCGCCGCCCTGGTGGGGGCGATCGTGCTGTCCCGCCGCGACCCCGAGACCCGCGCGGCCCTTCCCGGGACCCGCCGTACACCCGGAAGCCGTACACCCGGCGGCCGTACGTTCGGCGGTCCCGGTACCCGCACCACCGCCCGCCGCGCCACCGCCCCCGGGCGTACGCGCGCCGGTGACCGGCCCGGCGGCGGGACCGGCGACAAGTCCGGCCCCGCGACCACCCCCGGCCCGCCCGCCCCCGGCACCCCGGAAGAAGGGAAGAGCTGA
- the nuoK gene encoding NADH-quinone oxidoreductase subunit NuoK encodes MHLAYPAVLAVLLFCVGVYGVLARRNAILVLMSVELMLNAVNLNLVAFDVWLRDSLHAGQALTLFTIAIAAAEIGIGLAIVLAVYRNRGSSDVDRLRDTAETDAAETLPDEWTGDGGPADGSTGSNPDEPAAAPAGKARKTEATA; translated from the coding sequence ATGCACCTCGCCTATCCCGCCGTGCTCGCCGTCCTCCTCTTCTGCGTAGGCGTCTACGGCGTGCTCGCCCGCCGCAACGCGATCCTGGTCCTGATGTCCGTCGAGCTGATGCTCAACGCCGTCAACCTCAACCTGGTCGCCTTCGACGTCTGGCTCCGCGACTCGCTCCACGCCGGCCAGGCCCTCACCCTCTTCACGATCGCCATCGCCGCCGCCGAGATCGGCATCGGCCTCGCGATCGTGCTCGCCGTGTACCGCAACCGCGGCTCCTCCGACGTCGACCGCCTCCGCGACACCGCCGAGACCGATGCCGCCGAGACCCTCCCCGACGAGTGGACCGGCGACGGCGGGCCCGCCGACGGGAGCACCGGCAGTAACCCCGATGAACCGGCCGCCGCTCCGGCGGGGAAGGCACGGAAGACAGAGGCCACCGCGTGA
- a CDS encoding NADH-quinone oxidoreductase subunit 5 family protein, protein MTTTTLAVLVPLLPFLGAVAGLLLGRTAPGFVRPLAVLPVLAAAVLAVAVAADQGGGPAIDAATRLTPTGSVPIDLALHLDGFAALVAVLVGLVATCVQVYSLAYLRDDPRYPSYAALVSLFTSAMLLVVYSGDLMVLLVGWEVMGICSYFLVGHYWETPEARAASLKAFLVTKLGDVPFLIGLFALAADTGTFRITGILGAVANGGLDHPTLIALLLLAGVAGKSAQFPLHTWLPDAMAGPTPVSALIHAATMVAAGIYFVARLLPVFAASGAALVVLSVMAAVTMIGSGLAALAQDDIKRVLAYSTLGQLGYMAGALAVGDRGAAVFHLLSHGAFKAVLFLAAGVVIHATGTNSLAAMSRMGGLTKRIPDAYWTMTVALLALAAIPPFAGFFSKEAVLVAAEHTALGDRHVAPAAAGWTILVAGLLAAVLTAAYATRLWLLTFKGRGPEAADHGKQPVAMTGVLWVLAVPTLGFGLTVGVIGDWFDGHRLTPTLTTAVLSTGVGLVGGLVTYAAWRHTTAHATGHPLGAVTANPRAEPALVEAEAISAHATVYGDIAGAADPADPGRLLLGPLHGPAAAGFHLDALYSRLFVRPVLAAARLVRFLDREVVDTYVRGAGTTARLLGTAVRRAQTGNAQTYVSALLAGSLVLTIAVVVYANVNAGA, encoded by the coding sequence GTGACCACCACGACCCTCGCCGTCCTCGTCCCCCTGCTGCCCTTCCTGGGGGCCGTTGCGGGACTGCTGCTCGGCCGCACCGCGCCCGGGTTCGTCCGGCCGCTCGCCGTCCTCCCGGTGCTCGCCGCGGCGGTGCTCGCCGTGGCCGTCGCCGCCGACCAGGGCGGCGGCCCGGCCATCGACGCCGCGACCCGGCTGACGCCCACCGGTTCGGTACCGATCGACCTCGCACTCCACCTGGACGGCTTCGCCGCCCTCGTCGCCGTCCTCGTCGGGCTCGTCGCGACCTGCGTGCAGGTCTACTCGCTCGCCTACCTCCGCGACGACCCCCGCTACCCCTCCTACGCGGCGCTGGTCTCCCTCTTCACCTCCGCGATGCTGCTCGTCGTCTACTCCGGCGACCTGATGGTGCTGCTGGTCGGCTGGGAGGTCATGGGCATCTGCTCGTACTTCCTCGTCGGCCACTACTGGGAGACGCCCGAGGCGCGCGCCGCCTCCCTCAAGGCGTTCCTGGTCACCAAGCTCGGCGACGTGCCGTTCCTGATCGGCCTCTTCGCGCTCGCCGCCGACACCGGCACCTTCCGCATCACGGGCATCCTCGGCGCGGTCGCGAACGGCGGACTCGACCACCCCACGCTCATCGCGCTGCTGCTGCTCGCCGGGGTGGCGGGCAAGTCCGCGCAGTTCCCGCTGCACACCTGGCTGCCCGACGCGATGGCCGGCCCGACCCCCGTCTCCGCGCTCATCCACGCCGCGACGATGGTGGCCGCCGGAATCTACTTCGTGGCCCGGCTGCTGCCCGTCTTCGCCGCCTCCGGCGCCGCCCTCGTCGTCCTCTCCGTGATGGCCGCCGTCACGATGATCGGCTCCGGTCTGGCCGCGCTCGCCCAGGACGACATCAAACGCGTCCTCGCCTACTCGACCCTCGGCCAGCTCGGCTACATGGCCGGGGCACTGGCCGTCGGCGACCGGGGGGCCGCCGTCTTCCACCTCCTGTCGCACGGTGCCTTCAAGGCCGTCCTCTTCCTGGCCGCCGGAGTCGTCATCCACGCCACCGGCACCAACTCGCTCGCCGCCATGTCCCGCATGGGCGGGCTCACCAAGCGCATCCCCGACGCCTACTGGACGATGACCGTCGCCCTGCTGGCGCTGGCGGCCATTCCGCCGTTCGCCGGCTTCTTCTCCAAGGAGGCCGTCCTCGTCGCCGCCGAGCACACCGCCCTCGGCGACCGCCACGTCGCCCCGGCCGCCGCGGGCTGGACGATCCTCGTCGCCGGCCTGCTGGCCGCCGTGCTCACCGCCGCGTACGCCACCCGCCTCTGGCTCCTCACCTTCAAGGGCCGCGGCCCCGAAGCGGCGGACCACGGCAAGCAGCCCGTCGCGATGACCGGCGTCCTCTGGGTGCTGGCCGTCCCCACTCTCGGCTTCGGGCTGACGGTCGGCGTGATCGGCGACTGGTTCGACGGACACCGCCTCACCCCGACGCTGACCACCGCCGTCCTCTCCACGGGCGTAGGACTCGTCGGCGGACTCGTCACCTACGCCGCGTGGCGCCACACCACCGCGCACGCGACCGGCCACCCCCTCGGCGCCGTCACCGCGAACCCGCGGGCCGAACCCGCCCTGGTGGAGGCCGAGGCCATCAGCGCCCACGCCACCGTCTACGGCGACATCGCGGGAGCCGCCGACCCGGCCGACCCCGGACGCCTGCTGCTCGGCCCCCTGCACGGCCCGGCAGCCGCCGGATTCCACCTGGACGCCCTGTACTCGCGGCTGTTCGTCCGGCCCGTGCTGGCCGCGGCCCGCCTCGTCCGCTTCCTGGACCGCGAGGTCGTCGACACGTACGTACGCGGCGCAGGCACCACCGCACGACTGCTCGGCACCGCCGTCCGCCGCGCCCAGACCGGCAACGCGCAGACCTACGTCTCCGCCCTGCTCGCCGGGTCACTCGTCCTGACGATCGCCGTCGTCGTCTATGCCAACGTCAACGCCGGGGCGTGA
- a CDS encoding complex I subunit 4 family protein, with translation MQALLALAVVGPLVGAVAALLPAPPGLKGRDPDQAVLRHGVTVTGAILVVTLLLAAGFDRDHASAMQATTDIGWIPALDVRVHLGIDGISLPLVVLTALLTFLCALYSYFKMPAGPSPKAFVALILVLESGTLATFAVLDLLLFFLAFEMVLIPMYFLIARWGGEGKQAAASKFVLYTLLGSVVMLLGLLLVGLDAGTFDMVALATDNGRGLSTSVQVIAVLAIGVGLAVKTPMWPLHSWLPDAHTAAPTVGSVLLAGVMLKMGTYGFVRVLLPIAPDGIHTFAPYLAALAVAGIVYGSLACLALARPGAKGDLKRLIAYSSVGHMGFVLLGIATMTPTGVNGALFANIAHGLITGLLFFLVGAVKDRHGTADLDTLAGATGAALYGRAPRLGALLAFAAVASLGLPGLAGFWGEMLTLFGAFDPAEGLNRPAFLTFMAIGAFGTLLTAAYMLVVVRRVCMGEPPARTGNATGLGAGPGSTEAAGTTGTPVATRTAVATSTAATATDTTVSDSASTTEIADVRPYEFATWTPLVALTVLAGLWPAVLLGLSDPAVQKLLAGGKS, from the coding sequence ATGCAGGCCCTTCTGGCGTTGGCCGTCGTCGGCCCGCTGGTCGGCGCCGTCGCCGCCCTGCTCCCCGCCCCGCCCGGACTGAAGGGCCGCGACCCGGACCAGGCCGTGCTCCGCCACGGCGTCACCGTGACCGGCGCGATCCTGGTCGTCACCCTGCTGCTGGCGGCCGGCTTCGACCGCGACCACGCGTCGGCCATGCAGGCCACCACCGACATCGGCTGGATCCCCGCGCTGGACGTCCGCGTCCACCTCGGCATCGACGGCATCTCTCTCCCCCTCGTCGTGCTCACCGCGCTGCTGACCTTCCTCTGCGCGCTGTACAGCTACTTCAAGATGCCCGCGGGCCCGTCCCCGAAGGCCTTCGTCGCACTGATCCTGGTCCTGGAGTCCGGCACGCTCGCGACCTTCGCCGTGCTGGACCTGCTGCTCTTCTTCCTCGCCTTCGAGATGGTCCTCATCCCGATGTACTTCCTCATCGCCCGCTGGGGCGGCGAGGGCAAGCAGGCCGCGGCCTCGAAATTCGTCCTCTACACGCTGCTCGGCTCCGTCGTCATGCTGCTCGGCCTGCTGCTCGTCGGACTCGACGCCGGCACCTTCGACATGGTGGCACTCGCCACTGACAACGGCCGTGGCCTTTCCACGTCCGTGCAGGTCATCGCCGTTCTGGCGATCGGTGTCGGGCTCGCCGTGAAGACCCCGATGTGGCCGCTGCACAGCTGGCTGCCCGACGCGCACACCGCCGCCCCCACGGTCGGCTCGGTGCTCCTGGCCGGTGTGATGCTGAAGATGGGCACGTACGGGTTCGTCCGGGTGCTCCTGCCGATCGCCCCCGACGGCATACACACCTTCGCGCCGTACCTCGCCGCCCTCGCGGTCGCCGGGATCGTCTACGGGTCGCTCGCCTGCCTCGCCCTCGCCCGCCCGGGCGCCAAGGGCGACCTCAAGCGCCTGATCGCGTACTCCTCGGTCGGCCACATGGGCTTCGTGCTCCTCGGCATCGCCACCATGACCCCCACCGGCGTCAACGGCGCGCTCTTCGCCAACATCGCCCACGGCCTCATCACCGGCCTGCTGTTCTTCCTGGTCGGCGCGGTGAAGGACCGGCACGGCACCGCCGATCTCGACACCCTCGCGGGCGCCACCGGAGCCGCCCTCTACGGCCGCGCCCCCCGCCTCGGCGCCCTGCTCGCCTTCGCCGCCGTCGCCTCCCTCGGACTCCCGGGCCTTGCCGGGTTCTGGGGTGAGATGCTCACCCTGTTCGGCGCGTTCGACCCGGCCGAGGGCCTCAACCGCCCGGCGTTCCTGACCTTCATGGCGATCGGCGCCTTCGGCACCCTGCTCACCGCCGCGTACATGCTCGTCGTCGTCCGCCGCGTCTGCATGGGCGAACCGCCCGCGCGGACGGGCAACGCCACCGGCCTCGGCGCCGGGCCCGGGAGCACGGAAGCCGCCGGAACCACCGGGACCCCGGTGGCCACCAGGACCGCGGTGGCCACCAGCACCGCGGCCACCGCCACGGACACGACGGTGTCGGACTCGGCGTCCACCACGGAGATCGCCGACGTCCGCCCGTACGAGTTCGCCACCTGGACCCCGCTCGTCGCCCTCACCGTCCTCGCCGGACTCTGGCCCGCCGTCCTCCTGGGACTCAGCGATCCGGCCGTGCAGAAGCTCCTCGCAGGAGGCAAGTCGTGA
- a CDS encoding NADH-quinone oxidoreductase subunit N, protein MTAAVGAAPGPATGPTGATGPTGAQAVESAASLVQSIDWLAVAPPLVVAVLALAVLVADLFLAERHKPLLGWATVAGLVVALASLVPLLGDHRSTFCTAAAGPGSVQACSYTADNFALVIQALVLVGALLTALLSLDDTRKLPAGEFWFLLLSSASGAALLPASRDLITLVVALEVASLPAFALVGIKRGDRRSSEAALKFFLSSVTATAVMLLGVSFVYAATGITHLTELSHALDDLPARFSTLAATGVALTLVGFAFKTAAAPFHFWVPDTYVGAPLPIAAYLSVVGKAVGFSGLILVTVIAFPAYADVWGPVLAVLAALTMTAGNVAALRQDPGRARSAVRLLAWSSVGQAGYLLVPIAASAYSDDVHVGSTVAYALMYAVVNLGAFAVAALVARTSPGNRLTDYRNLYARRPLTALALAFFLLCLAGLPPGIIGLFAKVTVFSAVVDAGLGWLAVVMAVNVVIALAYYLRWTALLFRGAEAPEAVREDTSRAVPAVAAAGTAPAAAPAPLVAALVLTAAAALVLSGAPQIVLRFAGGTLF, encoded by the coding sequence GTGACCGCCGCCGTCGGAGCGGCCCCGGGCCCCGCGACCGGCCCGACCGGAGCGACCGGCCCGACCGGAGCGCAGGCCGTGGAGTCCGCCGCGAGCCTCGTCCAGTCCATCGACTGGCTCGCCGTCGCCCCGCCGCTCGTCGTCGCGGTCCTGGCGCTCGCCGTCCTCGTCGCCGACCTCTTCCTCGCCGAACGCCACAAGCCGCTGCTCGGATGGGCCACCGTCGCCGGGCTCGTCGTCGCCCTCGCCTCCCTGGTCCCGCTGCTGGGAGACCACCGCTCGACCTTCTGCACGGCCGCCGCCGGTCCCGGGTCGGTACAGGCGTGCAGCTACACCGCCGACAACTTCGCCCTGGTGATCCAGGCCCTGGTCCTCGTCGGGGCGCTGCTCACCGCGCTGCTCTCGCTCGACGACACCCGCAAGCTCCCCGCCGGGGAGTTCTGGTTCCTGCTGCTCTCCTCGGCCTCCGGCGCGGCGCTGCTGCCCGCCTCGCGCGACCTGATCACCCTCGTCGTCGCTCTGGAAGTCGCCTCGCTCCCCGCCTTCGCCCTCGTCGGCATCAAGCGCGGCGACCGCCGCTCCTCCGAGGCGGCCCTCAAGTTCTTCCTGTCGTCCGTCACCGCGACCGCCGTGATGCTCCTCGGCGTCAGCTTCGTGTACGCGGCCACCGGCATCACCCACCTCACCGAGCTGTCCCACGCCCTGGACGACCTGCCCGCCCGGTTCTCCACGCTCGCGGCGACGGGCGTCGCGCTCACCCTCGTCGGCTTCGCCTTCAAGACCGCCGCCGCGCCCTTCCACTTCTGGGTCCCCGACACCTACGTCGGCGCCCCGCTGCCCATCGCCGCGTACCTCTCGGTCGTCGGCAAGGCGGTCGGCTTCTCCGGCCTGATCCTGGTCACCGTGATCGCCTTCCCGGCCTACGCCGACGTGTGGGGGCCGGTGCTCGCCGTGCTGGCCGCGCTGACCATGACCGCCGGGAACGTCGCCGCGCTGCGCCAGGACCCGGGCCGCGCCCGCAGCGCGGTACGCCTGCTCGCCTGGTCCTCGGTGGGCCAGGCCGGCTACCTGCTGGTGCCGATCGCCGCGTCCGCGTACTCCGACGACGTCCACGTGGGCTCCACCGTCGCGTACGCCCTCATGTACGCCGTCGTGAACCTCGGCGCCTTCGCGGTCGCCGCCCTCGTGGCCCGTACGAGCCCCGGCAACCGGCTCACCGACTACCGGAACCTCTACGCGCGCCGGCCCCTCACCGCCCTGGCGCTGGCCTTCTTCCTGCTCTGCCTGGCTGGACTGCCGCCCGGGATCATCGGCCTCTTCGCCAAGGTCACCGTCTTCTCGGCCGTCGTCGACGCGGGCCTGGGCTGGCTCGCCGTCGTGATGGCCGTCAACGTGGTGATCGCCCTCGCCTACTACCTCCGGTGGACCGCCCTGCTCTTCCGAGGCGCCGAGGCCCCGGAGGCCGTACGGGAGGACACTTCCCGGGCCGTACCGGCAGTGGCCGCCGCGGGGACGGCCCCGGCGGCCGCCCCCGCCCCCCTCGTCGCCGCGCTCGTCCTCACCGCCGCCGCCGCGCTCGTCCTCTCCGGGGCGCCGCAGATCGTTCTGAGGTTCGCCGGCGGAACGCTTTTCTGA